One Streptomyces sp. 840.1 genomic window, CCGGTGGTCGTAGAAGACGGCGTTCGGCACGGCCACCACCCCGCACCGCTCCGGCAGCGACCGGCAGAACGCGAAGCCGTCGCCGGCGGCGTCCAGCGGGCGGATGTCGGTGGTGACGAAGTACGTGCCGGCCGGGCGGTAGACCTGGAAACCGGCCTCGGCGAGTCCGCCGCTCAGCAGGTCCCGCTTGGCCCGCAGATCCGCGCGCAGCGCGTCGAAGTAGCTGTCGGGCAGCCGCAGCGCCTCGGCGACCGCGTACTGGAACGGGCCTGCGGAGACGTACGTCAGGAACTGCTTCGCCGAGCGCACCGCCGTCACGAGATCCGGGCTCGCGGTGATCCAGCCGACCTTCCAGCCGGTGAACGAGAACGTCTTGCCCGCCGAGCTGATGGTGACCGTCCGCTCGCGCATGCCGGGGAACGAGGCGAGCGGCAGGTGCTCGCCCTCGAACACGAGGTGCTCGTAGACCTCGTCGGTGACGACGAGCAGGTCGCGCTCGCACGCCAGGGCGGCGATCGCGGCGAGTTCCTCGCGGGTCAGGACGGTGCCGGTGGGGTTGTGCGGGGTGTTGAGCAGCAGCAGCCGGGTGCGGGGGGTGACGGCCGCGCGCAGCTCGTCGAGGTCCAGCCGGTAGCTGCCGGTGGGGGGCTCGGGGTGCAGGGTGACGGGGACGCGGGTGGCGCCCGCCATGGCGATGCAGGCGGCGTAGGAGTCGTAGTACGGCTCCAGCGCGATGACCTCGTCGCCGGGCTCCAGGAGGGCCAGCATCGAGGCGGCGACGGCCTCGGTGGCGCCCGCGGTGACCAGGACCTCGGTGTCGGGGTCGTACGTCAGGGCGTAGCGCCGGGCCTGGTGCTCGGTGATCGCGGTGCGCAGTTCGGGGACCCCGGGCCCCGGCGGGTACTGGTTGCCGTGGCCGGCGCGCAGGGCGCGGACGGCGGCCTCGCGGACCTCCTCGGGGCCGTCGGTGTCCGGGAACCCCTGGCCGAGGTTGATGGCGCCGGTGCGGACGGCCAGCGCGGACATCTCCGCGAAGATCGTCGTGCCGAACTCGGCGAGGCGGCGGTTGAGCAGCGGTCGTCCCTGTGTCATGACCGCCATCCTGCGCGGAAGCTCTGGAGTTGCTCAAGTCTGCTTTGGCCGAACGGGGGCGAGGGAATCCCCCCTCCACGCAGGAACCGGTGCGAAGCGGGGGACTCGCTTCGGGGGACGGAAGGACGTGAGGTCGGTGGAGCTGGCGATCGGTGCGGTACTCGTGCTCATGGTCGTGGCGGTGTTGGTTCTCGTCGCGTCGATGGCGGACACGGCGAAGCGCAACAAGTCACTGGCCGGGAACAAGCGCCGGCGCGGCACTGCCGGTGGCAGTGCGGCGGGCGGCAGCTGGTGGGCGAGCGGCGGCGGGGGCGGTTCGTCGTGCGGCGGCGGCAGCGGTCACTCGGGGGGCCACTCGGGCGGCGGTCACTCAGGTGGCCACTCCTGCGGTGGCGGCCACTCGTGCGGCGGCGGTTCGTCGTGCGGTGGCGGCGGGGGCGGATGCGGCGGAGGCAGCTGACACGGGGCAGCTGGTCCGCAGCCGGGCGGGGCGTACGAAGGCCCGGTGCCGGTGGAGGTGTCCGGCGGGATCGGGGGCGGGGCTGCGCGGCGGCCCGGACGGCCCCGGTCCCGCCGGACACCTTTTTACGTGGCCTTGCGGCGAGTCGCCGGTGAACAGGTGAACCGGAAGGCCCCCGAGGGGATGGAAACCACGTCAAGTTGGGTAAAAACACTGCGAGTGCGGCTTAGTTCGTGATTCCCTCGGTGGAGAGAACATTCAGCCCTCGGACCCCAGTTGGACCTGATCGGGCGCTCCTCACCTCCCACGTGCAGCACGTCGGGGGCGTCCCCCTGTCCATGTGTCCATGTGTGTTTTGCGGAGCCGACCCATGCTCACGACCCTCCATACGGCCTATTCCGACACCCGTGCCGCCGATCTGGCCTGGGCGCTGGGGCGTGAACCGCTCCCGGCGCTCGCCGTGCTGGATCTCCATCTCGCCGGTGCGCAACTCCAGTTGCGCCTGCTCGGCGCCTCCCATCAGGTCCTCCTGGAGGAGGACAACGGCAGTTGTTCCGAAACCGTCGCCTGTATGCCGGGCAGCAGCACCCCGCTGCCCCTCGGCGTCTCCAAGCGGCTCGGGGAGTGGGAGTACGAGTTCGCGGCCCGCGTCGAGACGCTCGGCGCCGGTTCGTTCGCGGGGCGCGCGCAGGAGCTCCTGGCGCTCGTCGCCGACCATCCCCACGGCCTGGCCGGGACGTTCCCGGGCAGCCCGCACGCCTTCACCGCCATGCTCGCCCAGCGGACCGAGGGGCAGGTGCGCTGGCGCACCTGGCACGCGTACCCGCAGGAGGGACAACTGGTGGTGACGCGCACCCGGGTGGGCGTGCGGATGCCGGCGGCCGTGGTGTGACGGGGGCCGACTCCGTCACCGGCTCGGTGGCGAACTCCCTTGCCGCTGAGCCACTTACACCCTTGTGGGTGACAAACGGCGACGTTCCAGTCACGTAGCGTTCGCGGCATGATCGACCAGCAGGTGTCGCTGCGAGGGGGCGCGGCGCGGCTTCCCGTACGGCCGAGGACCGGCCGCTACCTCGTGCTGGCCGCGGTCTTCGTCTGCGCCGCCTGCGGTCTGGTGTACGAGCTCGAACTGGTCGCGCTCGCCTCCTATCTGATCGGTGACTCCGTCACCCAGGCATCCGTCGTGCTCTCGGTGATGGTCTTCGCCATGGGCATCGGTTCGTTGCTCGCGAAACGTTTATGCAGCCGGGCCGCGGTCGGCTTCGGGCTGATCGAGGCGGCGCTCGCCCTGGTCGGCGGCTCCTCCGCGCTGGTGCTCTACGCGACGTTCGCCTGGATCGGGGAGTCGCGGTACGCCCTGGTCGGCTTCTCGCTGGCGATCGGGGTGCTGATCGGTGCAGAGATCCCGCTGCTGATGACGCTGATCCAGCGCGTCGACCGGCAGGACGCGGGCGGGGCCGTCGCCGATCTGTTCGCCGCGGACTACGTGGGGGCGCTGGTCGGCGGGCTGGCGTTCCCGTTCCTGCTGCTGCCGATGCTCGGGCAGCTCACCGGGGCGCTGCTCACCGGCGCGGTCAACGCTGCGGCGGGCGGGGCGCTGGTGATGTGGGTGTTCCGGCGGGACCTCAGCTGCCGGTCCCGGTGGCTGCTCATCGTGGTCAACGTGACGGTGATCGCCCTGCTGGCCACGGTCGCGGTGCTGGCCGACGACTTCGAGCGGGCGGCGAGGCGCGCGGTGTACGGCGACCAGGTGCGGGTCGCGATGCAGACCGACGTCCAGGAGGTGGTGCTGACCGGCGCGGGCCGCAGCTCCCTGGACCTCTACCTGGACGGGCGGCTGCGGGTCAGCTCGCGCGACGAGTACCGCTACCACGAGGCGCTGGTGCACCCGGTGATGAACGGGCCGCACGCGCGGGTGCTGATCCTGGGCGGCGGCGACGGTCTGGCGGCCCGCGAGGTGCTGCGCTACCCCGGGGTGCGGAGCGTCACGCTGGTGGAGCTGGACCCGGCCGTCACCCGGTTGGCCCGTACGGACCGGGCGCTCTCCGCGCTGAACGCGCACGCGTACCGGGACCCCCGGCTGACGGCCGTCACCGGGGACGCGTTCACCTGGCTGCGGGCGGCGCACGGGCGCTACGACGCGGTGATCTCGGACCTGCCCGATCCGGGGATCTCGGCCAGTACGAAGCTCTACTCGGCGGAGTTCTACGGCCTGGTCTCCGAGGCCCTCGCGCCGGGCGGGCGGCTGGTGGTGCACGGCGGGCCGCCGGTCGGCCGGCCGCACACCTACTGGACGGTCGAGGCGTCGATGCGGGCGGCGGGGCTGCACACCCGCACCTACCGGATCGGCGGCCGCTACGCCGGTTTCGACGCGGGCCCGGACCGGGCGGCGGGCGGCGGCACCCAGGTGGGCGGCTGGGGCTTCGTGCTCGCCGGGCTCGGCCGGGCCCCGGCGCTGGGCCTGGACCCGGAGGCGCCGGAGCTGAGGTCCCTGACGGATGCGGCGCTGAGGGAGGCGGGGCGGCGGGCGGAGTCCGGCCGGCTGCCGGGGCTGGCCCCCTCGACCCTGGTGCACCCGAGGTACTGGGACGAGCCGTGAGCGGGGGCCGGCCGGATGCGGGCCGGAGCGGGGGCCGGGCCGGAGGTTTCGCGGGGGGTGTGAGGGGTTCCGGAGGGGCGAAGCGCTGACGTGGCGGCCGGGGCTGAGTAGGCTCGGTTTCCATGGAGCATGAGGTGTTCGTTCCGGTTCCGGTCCCCGTCCTTCGTCGGGCGCTGGGCGACCCT contains:
- a CDS encoding DUF2617 family protein — its product is MLTTLHTAYSDTRAADLAWALGREPLPALAVLDLHLAGAQLQLRLLGASHQVLLEEDNGSCSETVACMPGSSTPLPLGVSKRLGEWEYEFAARVETLGAGSFAGRAQELLALVADHPHGLAGTFPGSPHAFTAMLAQRTEGQVRWRTWHAYPQEGQLVVTRTRVGVRMPAAVV
- a CDS encoding pyridoxal phosphate-dependent aminotransferase, with product MTQGRPLLNRRLAEFGTTIFAEMSALAVRTGAINLGQGFPDTDGPEEVREAAVRALRAGHGNQYPPGPGVPELRTAITEHQARRYALTYDPDTEVLVTAGATEAVAASMLALLEPGDEVIALEPYYDSYAACIAMAGATRVPVTLHPEPPTGSYRLDLDELRAAVTPRTRLLLLNTPHNPTGTVLTREELAAIAALACERDLLVVTDEVYEHLVFEGEHLPLASFPGMRERTVTISSAGKTFSFTGWKVGWITASPDLVTAVRSAKQFLTYVSAGPFQYAVAEALRLPDSYFDALRADLRAKRDLLSGGLAEAGFQVYRPAGTYFVTTDIRPLDAAGDGFAFCRSLPERCGVVAVPNAVFYDHREQGAPFVRFAFCKRTEVLEEAVSRLKGL
- a CDS encoding polyamine aminopropyltransferase encodes the protein MIDQQVSLRGGAARLPVRPRTGRYLVLAAVFVCAACGLVYELELVALASYLIGDSVTQASVVLSVMVFAMGIGSLLAKRLCSRAAVGFGLIEAALALVGGSSALVLYATFAWIGESRYALVGFSLAIGVLIGAEIPLLMTLIQRVDRQDAGGAVADLFAADYVGALVGGLAFPFLLLPMLGQLTGALLTGAVNAAAGGALVMWVFRRDLSCRSRWLLIVVNVTVIALLATVAVLADDFERAARRAVYGDQVRVAMQTDVQEVVLTGAGRSSLDLYLDGRLRVSSRDEYRYHEALVHPVMNGPHARVLILGGGDGLAAREVLRYPGVRSVTLVELDPAVTRLARTDRALSALNAHAYRDPRLTAVTGDAFTWLRAAHGRYDAVISDLPDPGISASTKLYSAEFYGLVSEALAPGGRLVVHGGPPVGRPHTYWTVEASMRAAGLHTRTYRIGGRYAGFDAGPDRAAGGGTQVGGWGFVLAGLGRAPALGLDPEAPELRSLTDAALREAGRRAESGRLPGLAPSTLVHPRYWDEP